The proteins below are encoded in one region of Neoasaia chiangmaiensis:
- a CDS encoding glutathione S-transferase N-terminal domain-containing protein: MIDLHYWPTPNGHKITLFLEEAGLPYTIHPVNIGAGNQFKPAFLAISPNNKMPAIVDHAPADGGAPLSVFESGAILVYLADKTGQFFSKELRQRTVISEWLFWQMGGLGPMLGQNHHFALYAPEKIPYAIDRYRKETHRLYGVLEKRLTDHAFLGGADYSIADMASYPWTLNWKNQGIDLNDFPNLARWQEAIGARPATARALAKAETIRK, encoded by the coding sequence ATGATCGACCTCCATTACTGGCCAACCCCGAATGGGCACAAAATCACACTGTTTCTGGAAGAGGCGGGGCTGCCTTACACGATCCATCCCGTGAACATTGGCGCGGGTAATCAGTTCAAGCCGGCGTTCCTGGCAATTTCACCCAATAACAAAATGCCGGCCATCGTCGATCATGCGCCGGCCGATGGCGGTGCGCCGCTGAGCGTTTTCGAATCCGGCGCCATTCTGGTCTATCTCGCCGACAAGACGGGGCAATTTTTTTCGAAGGAACTGCGCCAGCGGACCGTTATTTCGGAGTGGCTGTTCTGGCAGATGGGCGGTCTGGGTCCGATGCTCGGGCAGAACCATCACTTCGCGCTCTATGCGCCGGAGAAAATCCCCTATGCGATCGACCGGTATCGCAAGGAGACGCATCGTCTTTACGGTGTGCTGGAAAAACGCCTGACGGATCACGCGTTTCTGGGCGGGGCGGATTACAGCATTGCGGACATGGCGTCCTACCCCTGGACGTTGAACTGGAAGAACCAGGGGATCGACCTGAACGACTTTCCGAATCTCGCGCGTTGGCAGGAAGCCATCGGGGCGCGGCCGGCAACGGCACGCGCCCTGGCGAAAGCCGAGACGATCAGGAAATGA
- a CDS encoding SDR family NAD(P)-dependent oxidoreductase — translation MYMEKLRLNGRVAIITGGAQNIGLSCATALAEAGAHVVIADLDGDLANSSAEELKGLGYAASGVAMDVTSTDSVETAVASVAEKLGRIDILVCSAGMCISEVKAEDMTEKQWLKQIDVNLNGMFRSCQAVGRIMLKQKRGAIVAIGSMSGLIVNRPQQQAAYNASKAGVHQYIRSLAAEWATQGIRANAVAPTYIDTTLTRFGMEKPELYDAWLAGTPMNRVGQPDEVASVVHFLASDAASLMTGAIVNVDAGFTVW, via the coding sequence ATGTATATGGAAAAACTCCGGCTTAACGGCCGTGTCGCGATCATCACCGGCGGCGCGCAGAATATCGGCCTCTCCTGCGCGACCGCGCTGGCGGAGGCCGGTGCGCATGTCGTCATCGCCGATCTGGACGGCGATCTGGCCAATTCATCGGCCGAGGAACTGAAAGGCCTGGGCTACGCCGCTTCCGGCGTGGCGATGGACGTCACCTCCACGGACAGCGTCGAGACGGCCGTGGCCAGCGTGGCGGAAAAACTGGGTCGCATCGATATCCTGGTCTGTAGCGCCGGTATGTGCATTTCCGAGGTCAAGGCCGAGGACATGACCGAAAAGCAATGGCTCAAGCAGATCGACGTCAACCTGAACGGCATGTTCCGCAGTTGCCAGGCGGTCGGCCGTATCATGCTCAAACAGAAACGCGGCGCCATCGTCGCCATCGGGTCGATGTCCGGCCTGATCGTCAACCGCCCGCAACAACAGGCGGCCTACAACGCCTCCAAGGCAGGCGTGCACCAGTATATCCGTTCGCTGGCCGCGGAGTGGGCAACCCAGGGTATCCGCGCCAACGCCGTTGCACCGACCTATATCGATACAACACTCACACGCTTCGGCATGGAAAAACCGGAACTCTATGACGCCTGGCTCGCCGGCACACCGATGAACCGCGTCGGCCAACCGGACGAAGTCGCGTCCGTCGTGCATTTCCTTGCGTCCGACGCCGCCAGCCTGATGACCGGCGCCATCGTGAACGTCGATGCGGGCTTCACCGTCTGGTGA